A single Drosophila miranda strain MSH22 chromosome XR, D.miranda_PacBio2.1, whole genome shotgun sequence DNA region contains:
- the LOC108150817 gene encoding uncharacterized protein LOC108150817 isoform X1: MDPAESSCICQRHPCGQNQSGTETATECGILARGQRLGNAHNRRHAADHPASDAGGTVPSAEASSQTVLWRRRLYCDGVLDARRGPESVIGFGLLFYI; this comes from the exons ATGGATCCCGCGGAATCCAGCTGCATCTGCCAGCGGCATCCCTGCGGCCAGAACCAGAGTGGAACGGAGACCGCGACCGAGTGTGGCATCCTGGCCAGGGGGCAGCG ACTGGGAAATGCTCACAATCGGCGTCATGCTGCTGATCATCCTGCTTCTGATGCTGGCGGGACTGTACCTAGTGCGGAAGCATCATCACAAACTGTGCtatggcggcggcggctgtaTTGCGACGGGGTTCTGGACGCACGACGAGGGCCCGAATCGGTGATAGGATTCGGCCTTCTGTTCTATATCTGA
- the LOC108150817 gene encoding uncharacterized protein LOC108150817 isoform X2: MDPAESSCICQRHPCGQNQSGTETATECGILARGQRFYASLDWEMLTIGVMLLIILLLMLAGLYLVRKHHHKLCYGGGGCIATGFWTHDEGPNR, translated from the exons ATGGATCCCGCGGAATCCAGCTGCATCTGCCAGCGGCATCCCTGCGGCCAGAACCAGAGTGGAACGGAGACCGCGACCGAGTGTGGCATCCTGGCCAGGGGGCAGCG ATTCTATGCAAGCCTAGACTGGGAAATGCTCACAATCGGCGTCATGCTGCTGATCATCCTGCTTCTGATGCTGGCGGGACTGTACCTAGTGCGGAAGCATCATCACAAACTGTGCtatggcggcggcggctgtaTTGCGACGGGGTTCTGGACGCACGACGAGGGCCCGAATCGGTGA